In Microcoleus sp. AS-A8, the following are encoded in one genomic region:
- the rpsU gene encoding 30S ribosomal protein S21, giving the protein MTQVLVGQNEGIDSALRRFKRQVSKAGILTEIRRHRHFETPIEKRKRKEIARRKKRWR; this is encoded by the coding sequence ATGACTCAGGTACTTGTTGGTCAAAACGAAGGTATTGATTCAGCATTGCGTCGATTTAAGCGTCAAGTCTCAAAAGCTGGGATTTTGACAGAAATCAGGCGGCATCGCCATTTTGAAACTCCCATTGAAAAACGTAAGCGCAAGGAAATTGCACGCCGGAAGAAGCGCTGGCGTTAG
- a CDS encoding PHP domain-containing protein yields MIELHCHTNCSDGTLTPTQLVQAAVKAGVAALAITDHDTLSGWDEAITAAQPYNLEIVPGVELSTVHRDRSLHILGFYPNADQLKAPLTERIEGRKRRAHEMVAKLAELGYPISLPQLGEGVAPSRPHLARALVDAGYFPSMDKAFDRLLGDNQPAYVQYEKFSIAEGIALLRDCGAVPVWAHPYLFRGGAVEDVLKELVDAGLMGIEVYHPSHTSKQTKNLEALCVEYGLLMTGGSDYHGPSPDGKAQSISLNMMQLPLGLLDPIKQAAHSLK; encoded by the coding sequence ATGATTGAACTGCACTGTCACACAAACTGCTCTGACGGCACCCTGACTCCAACCCAACTTGTCCAAGCGGCGGTTAAGGCTGGAGTCGCGGCGCTAGCGATTACCGACCACGATACGCTTTCTGGCTGGGATGAAGCCATTACTGCTGCCCAACCCTACAACTTGGAAATTGTTCCCGGTGTAGAATTGAGTACCGTCCACCGCGATCGCTCTCTTCATATCTTAGGCTTTTACCCCAATGCGGATCAGCTCAAAGCCCCGTTAACGGAACGCATAGAAGGACGTAAGCGCCGTGCCCATGAAATGGTCGCTAAACTTGCAGAACTAGGCTATCCCATTTCCCTACCCCAACTCGGAGAAGGAGTAGCACCTAGTCGTCCACATCTAGCCAGAGCACTGGTGGACGCGGGATATTTCCCGTCCATGGATAAAGCCTTTGACCGTTTGCTGGGTGATAACCAACCGGCCTACGTTCAGTATGAGAAATTTTCCATTGCTGAGGGTATTGCTCTGCTACGTGACTGTGGTGCTGTCCCTGTGTGGGCACATCCCTACCTATTCCGAGGCGGTGCCGTAGAGGACGTACTCAAGGAACTCGTTGATGCAGGTTTGATGGGAATCGAGGTTTACCATCCCAGCCATACCTCAAAGCAGACGAAAAATCTTGAGGCGTTGTGCGTCGAATATGGCTTATTAATGACAGGTGGTAGCGATTATCATGGGCCTAGCCCTGACGGTAAAGCGCAAAGTATCAGCCTAAATATGATGCAATTGCCGTTAGGCTTGCTCGACCCCATTAAACAGGCGGCTCATAGTTTAAAATAA
- a CDS encoding GerMN domain-containing protein, whose product MPRNPQSNNNVSYVEPVIRTTRSQNLPRFAVEQLIAGPTRAERQKGWVPAIQLKGSSNCGSDFKLSMSKGVARLQLCRIMPSAGIGDDARATSSLTATLKQFTNVKSVIILDKDGNCFGDMSGDNRCLSNQR is encoded by the coding sequence TTGCCCAGGAATCCACAGAGCAATAATAATGTTAGCTATGTTGAGCCAGTGATTCGGACAACTCGCAGTCAAAATTTACCCCGGTTTGCTGTAGAACAATTAATTGCAGGGCCAACTCGTGCTGAAAGGCAAAAAGGTTGGGTACCCGCCATTCAGTTAAAAGGTAGCTCTAACTGCGGTTCTGATTTTAAGCTATCTATGTCCAAGGGAGTCGCCAGACTGCAATTGTGTCGAATCATGCCTTCGGCAGGCATTGGAGATGATGCCCGTGCTACCAGTTCTTTAACGGCTACACTCAAGCAATTTACTAACGTTAAGTCCGTGATTATTTTAGACAAAGACGGCAATTGCTTTGGGGATATGAGTGGAGATAATAGATGTTTGAGCAATCAAAGGTAA
- a CDS encoding SDR family oxidoreductase: MTKLIVITGVSRGLGQAMTERFIQLGHTVVGCARSQASVDQLNEKFGSPHKFTALDVADEGQVMNWAKQIISDYEPPDLLINNAAMINHLAPLWEIPSEDFSRLIDVNIKGVAHVIRHWVPAMIDKGTGIIVNFSSGWGRSTSPQVSSYCASKWAIEGLTRSLAQELPDGMAAIPLNPGIIHTKMLEVCYGEDAANYTSIQHWVDQAVPFLLQLSPSDNGKPLTVPD, translated from the coding sequence ATGACAAAACTAATCGTGATTACAGGTGTTAGTCGGGGACTCGGTCAAGCTATGACTGAGCGATTTATTCAGTTAGGGCATACCGTTGTGGGTTGTGCTCGTTCACAGGCATCGGTGGATCAACTCAACGAGAAGTTTGGTTCACCCCACAAGTTTACAGCGCTGGATGTTGCGGATGAAGGGCAAGTGATGAATTGGGCCAAGCAAATAATCAGTGACTATGAGCCACCGGATTTGCTGATTAACAATGCCGCAATGATCAACCATCTAGCACCACTTTGGGAAATTCCCAGTGAGGATTTTTCTCGATTAATTGATGTCAATATCAAGGGCGTCGCCCATGTGATTCGCCACTGGGTGCCAGCCATGATCGACAAAGGAACTGGTATTATTGTTAACTTCAGTTCAGGCTGGGGTCGTTCTACCTCTCCCCAAGTTTCATCCTATTGCGCTTCTAAGTGGGCGATTGAAGGACTGACGCGATCGCTCGCTCAAGAACTACCCGACGGGATGGCAGCAATTCCCCTCAATCCTGGCATTATTCATACCAAGATGCTGGAAGTTTGCTACGGAGAAGACGCTGCCAATTACACCTCAATCCAACACTGGGTCGATCAGGCCGTTCCTTTTTTACTTCAGTTGAGTCCTTCCGATAACGGAAAACCACTCACGGTTCCTGATTAA
- a CDS encoding cysteine desulfurase-like protein, whose product MTTILEASHLSLIEFVRQQFPSLAGDWTFFDNAGGSQTLKQVVERISEYLLTSDVQLGASYGISQLAGDRVAKAAQTMATLINAKSPSEVVMGSSTTLMLRILSLCISKTWQAGDEVIVTNCDHEANIGPWIDLEKQGIKIKVWRINPETLQLHLEDLEPLLSNKTRLVAFTHASNVLGTINPIKEITQLVHSYGAKVCIDGVAYAPHRLIDVQDWDVDFYVFSFYKVYGSHYALLYGKQEHLLAIPGINHYFIGATDIPYKFQPGNVNFELSYGMLGLCDYLSELAQHAYAEQAAPDLRSQIKQAFEVISVHEEEIGDRFLNYLTSKPNIRIIGQPQANRASRVPTISFVVKETHSETIALHVDNYNIGIRFGDFYAKRLIEFLGLDKQGGVVRVSMVHYNTTEEVDRLIQALDPVL is encoded by the coding sequence ATGACAACAATTCTTGAAGCCAGTCATCTTTCCTTAATCGAATTTGTCCGTCAACAGTTTCCCTCTCTGGCGGGTGACTGGACTTTTTTTGATAATGCTGGGGGTTCACAAACACTTAAGCAAGTGGTGGAGCGGATTAGCGAATATCTCCTAACATCCGATGTCCAATTGGGAGCCTCTTATGGGATTTCGCAACTAGCCGGCGATCGCGTGGCAAAAGCCGCCCAAACAATGGCAACTTTAATTAATGCCAAATCACCCTCAGAAGTGGTCATGGGTTCATCCACCACGTTGATGCTGCGGATTCTCTCGTTATGTATTAGCAAGACTTGGCAGGCGGGTGATGAAGTCATCGTAACCAACTGTGACCATGAAGCGAATATAGGCCCTTGGATTGACTTAGAAAAACAGGGAATTAAAATTAAAGTTTGGCGGATTAATCCGGAAACTTTACAGTTACACTTAGAAGATTTAGAGCCATTGCTGAGCAACAAAACTCGCCTAGTTGCCTTCACTCATGCCTCTAATGTCCTAGGAACAATTAATCCGATTAAAGAGATTACTCAACTCGTTCACAGCTATGGTGCAAAGGTGTGTATTGATGGGGTGGCGTATGCGCCTCACCGCTTAATCGATGTCCAGGATTGGGATGTGGATTTCTACGTGTTTAGCTTCTACAAAGTTTATGGCTCTCATTATGCCTTACTGTATGGCAAACAAGAGCATTTATTAGCCATACCTGGAATCAATCATTACTTTATTGGGGCAACTGATATTCCCTATAAATTCCAGCCAGGAAATGTCAATTTTGAACTGAGTTATGGGATGCTAGGTTTATGCGATTATTTAAGTGAATTGGCACAACATGCCTACGCTGAGCAAGCGGCACCTGATTTAAGAAGCCAGATAAAGCAAGCGTTTGAGGTGATAAGCGTTCACGAGGAAGAAATTGGCGATCGCTTCCTGAATTACCTCACAAGTAAGCCCAATATCCGCATCATTGGTCAACCCCAAGCCAATCGCGCTTCGCGAGTTCCAACAATCTCGTTTGTGGTAAAGGAAACCCATAGCGAGACAATTGCGCTACATGTTGACAACTACAACATCGGAATTCGCTTTGGGGACTTCTACGCTAAGCGATTGATTGAATTCTTAGGGTTAGACAAGCAGGGGGGAGTGGTACGAGTGAGTATGGTGCATTACAACACGACAGAGGAAGTTGACCGCTTAATTCAGGCTCTCGATCCAGTATTGTGA
- a CDS encoding DUF1460 domain-containing protein yields the protein MRKRFGLAMIGFAIAFGVASHVASHAKDNQRLLVPSASAKPQILRNPEPLKATTLSVPSSVIPTQSTAHLDAQTLSEDIPQTKDGERFRRVMQSAMAQKLHQRPMGEIVQAIAQPFLGSAYKANLLDQSAEETLVVNLHQFDCVLLVETVLAIARGVAVQDYSYTTFVNHLRDQRYWDGQINGYCSRLHYFSQWIYDNQKRGTIQNIGQNLGGVSLHKKLNFMTTHRQSYAPMASNDTTYQCMVEREAQLDAVAVQYIPTQQIRRQYSKLQPGDIIAVATNIPGLDVTHTGFVYRQPNGNMGFIHASPAGQVTIARDLERYVSRVKHAIGILVARPLDPRQTQTTDNIPHNF from the coding sequence ATGAGAAAACGCTTCGGGCTGGCTATGATAGGCTTTGCGATCGCGTTCGGTGTCGCTTCCCATGTTGCCTCTCACGCCAAGGACAATCAACGTCTTCTGGTTCCTTCTGCGTCGGCTAAACCGCAAATCCTGAGGAACCCCGAACCACTTAAGGCGACAACCTTGAGCGTGCCATCTTCTGTAATCCCGACTCAATCAACCGCTCATCTTGACGCCCAAACCCTAAGCGAAGATATCCCTCAAACCAAAGATGGAGAACGTTTCCGGCGCGTCATGCAATCTGCAATGGCACAAAAACTCCATCAGCGCCCAATGGGGGAAATTGTGCAAGCGATCGCCCAGCCCTTTCTGGGTAGCGCCTATAAAGCCAATTTATTAGACCAATCCGCAGAAGAAACCCTTGTTGTCAATCTTCATCAGTTCGACTGCGTGCTATTGGTCGAAACCGTACTAGCGATCGCACGAGGTGTAGCAGTACAGGATTATTCCTACACAACCTTTGTCAATCATCTGCGCGATCAACGTTATTGGGATGGTCAAATAAATGGCTATTGCAGCCGTCTCCATTACTTTTCCCAATGGATTTATGACAACCAAAAACGGGGAACAATTCAAAACATCGGTCAGAACTTAGGCGGTGTATCACTCCATAAGAAGCTGAATTTTATGACTACACATCGGCAGAGTTACGCTCCGATGGCAAGTAACGATACCACTTATCAGTGTATGGTCGAACGAGAAGCCCAGCTCGATGCTGTAGCCGTCCAATACATTCCCACCCAACAGATTCGTCGCCAGTACTCGAAACTGCAACCAGGGGATATTATTGCCGTTGCCACTAACATTCCCGGTTTGGATGTTACCCACACTGGATTCGTTTACCGCCAACCCAACGGCAACATGGGTTTCATTCACGCCTCACCGGCTGGCCAGGTAACCATTGCACGGGATTTAGAGCGCTATGTCAGTCGGGTGAAACATGCCATCGGTATCCTGGTGGCTCGACCCCTCGACCCTCGACAGACCCAAACTACCGACAATATTCCACATAATTTTTGA
- a CDS encoding response regulator transcription factor, translating to MRILLVEDDACLAEALGEALSDQRYVVDQARDGEVAWEQIRAFEYDLILLDVMLPKIDGITLCQRLRSYGYVVPILMVTALDMSTDKVIGLDAGADDYMVKPIDLPELLARIRSLLRRNSSSSSPILEWGPLHLDPATYEVSYNDEQLRLTPKEYSILELLLRNGRRILSRSTIIEHIWSLENPPEEDTVKAHIKSLRQKLRAAKAPDDLLETVHSVGYRLKALN from the coding sequence ATGAGAATTCTCCTCGTAGAAGATGATGCCTGCCTTGCTGAAGCGTTAGGCGAAGCCCTTAGCGACCAACGTTATGTAGTCGATCAGGCCAGAGACGGAGAAGTGGCTTGGGAGCAAATCAGAGCCTTTGAGTATGACTTAATTTTGCTAGATGTGATGCTGCCCAAGATAGATGGCATTACTTTATGTCAGCGCTTGCGTTCCTATGGCTATGTTGTGCCAATTTTAATGGTAACAGCTCTGGATATGAGTACTGACAAAGTCATCGGCTTAGATGCTGGGGCTGATGACTATATGGTTAAACCCATTGATTTACCAGAATTACTAGCGAGGATACGTTCCTTGCTGCGCCGGAACAGTTCTTCATCGTCTCCAATTCTGGAGTGGGGGCCGTTGCATCTCGATCCAGCCACCTATGAAGTTAGCTATAACGATGAACAGCTTCGTTTGACACCCAAAGAATACAGTATTTTAGAATTGCTGCTACGCAACGGACGACGCATACTCAGTCGCAGCACTATCATCGAACACATCTGGTCACTCGAAAATCCTCCAGAAGAAGATACCGTCAAGGCTCATATTAAGAGTTTGCGTCAAAAACTCAGAGCGGCTAAGGCTCCCGATGATTTGCTTGAAACGGTTCACAGCGTAGGTTATCGCCTCAAGGCACTGAACTAA
- a CDS encoding ABC transporter ATP-binding protein, translating into MVYQSGQRRFQALKEVDWQIASGDIQILMGPSGSGKTTLLSILAGLLTPTAGQVYLLGEEITQMSRSKLAHFRRQNIGFIFQNFNLFPALSAAENVEVVLNIKGIKGRKARYQAQVLLEQVGLGFQANQKPADLSGGQKQRVAIARALAGNPQIIMADEPTAALDSHSGHTVIELLRQLAKDGGCTVLMVTHDPRIIDVADRVTYLEDGILRDGTTLQ; encoded by the coding sequence ATGGTATATCAGTCAGGGCAACGGCGCTTTCAGGCTCTTAAAGAGGTTGATTGGCAAATCGCAAGTGGTGATATCCAAATCTTAATGGGGCCATCGGGTTCTGGCAAAACGACTCTTCTCTCTATTTTGGCAGGATTACTGACCCCTACAGCAGGACAGGTATACTTACTGGGAGAAGAGATTACCCAGATGTCTCGCTCCAAGCTGGCTCACTTTAGACGGCAAAATATCGGCTTTATTTTTCAGAACTTCAACCTGTTTCCAGCGCTGAGTGCGGCTGAAAATGTAGAGGTTGTACTCAATATCAAAGGCATTAAGGGCAGAAAAGCACGCTATCAGGCGCAAGTTCTCTTAGAACAGGTTGGGTTAGGGTTTCAAGCCAATCAAAAACCAGCGGATTTATCCGGAGGACAGAAACAACGGGTTGCTATTGCTCGCGCCTTAGCCGGTAACCCGCAAATCATCATGGCGGATGAACCAACCGCTGCCTTAGACTCCCATAGTGGACATACGGTGATTGAACTACTGCGTCAATTGGCTAAGGACGGCGGTTGCACGGTGCTGATGGTAACACACGACCCGCGAATTATCGATGTTGCCGATCGCGTTACTTATCTAGAAGATGGCATATTAAGGGATGGCACGACGTTGCAGTAG
- a CDS encoding DUF1824 family protein, producing MPTQNSTHLTLQEAQELLKPFNCIENKSITSESEKALIRQALLLLTEHSDYQILGICADTTAQGLSALKSYADALGYPSVFDLQPIEGSVYIKFNPKSGLCYLDSYTGTHRGVLVSCQSAYEDGINQMYGHLPLDLFE from the coding sequence ATGCCTACTCAAAACTCAACTCATCTCACCCTGCAAGAAGCACAAGAACTGCTTAAGCCGTTCAACTGCATTGAAAACAAATCCATTACCTCGGAATCCGAAAAAGCTCTCATCCGTCAAGCACTACTTTTGCTCACCGAACACTCAGACTACCAAATTTTAGGAATTTGCGCGGATACCACAGCTCAAGGGTTATCTGCCCTCAAAAGCTACGCGGATGCTTTAGGTTATCCATCTGTTTTCGACCTTCAGCCTATTGAGGGGTCAGTTTATATCAAATTCAACCCGAAAAGCGGCCTGTGCTATCTCGATTCCTACACAGGAACTCATCGCGGCGTCTTGGTATCTTGCCAATCGGCTTACGAAGACGGCATTAATCAAATGTACGGTCATTTACCTCTTGATTTGTTTGAATAA
- a CDS encoding Crp/Fnr family transcriptional regulator produces the protein MSQTCRHQIRNRLLSALPDSEYERLLPHLEKVSLTLKQIIYMPNEPIEYVYFPNSGIISLVNLTEDGGTVEAATVGNEGMVGLPLLLGTDRMIGQAITQIVGDALRMKADVFKQEVTPATLLYSLLLRYTQALMNLISQSVACNCLHSVEERCCRWLLLCQDRVESGEFPLTQEFLAQMLGVRRASVSVVAATLQKAGLIRYRRGKITILDRLGLEAASCECYQIVKQELDRLLS, from the coding sequence ATGTCTCAAACCTGCCGTCATCAAATTAGAAACCGACTTTTGTCGGCCTTACCTGACTCAGAATATGAACGCCTTCTGCCTCATCTGGAGAAAGTTTCCCTAACTCTTAAGCAAATCATATACATGCCTAACGAACCCATCGAGTATGTCTATTTTCCGAACAGTGGCATCATTTCATTAGTCAACCTCACGGAAGACGGCGGGACAGTCGAAGCGGCTACAGTAGGCAATGAAGGAATGGTTGGCCTTCCCCTATTGCTGGGAACTGATAGAATGATTGGTCAAGCCATAACGCAAATTGTGGGTGATGCCCTGCGGATGAAGGCGGATGTGTTTAAACAGGAAGTTACGCCCGCCACTCTATTGTACAGCTTGTTGTTGCGCTACACCCAAGCGCTGATGAACCTGATTTCCCAATCGGTTGCCTGCAATTGTCTGCACTCAGTAGAAGAGCGCTGTTGCCGTTGGCTGCTGCTGTGTCAAGATCGGGTAGAGTCCGGTGAGTTTCCCCTGACGCAAGAGTTCCTGGCTCAAATGCTAGGGGTGCGCCGTGCCAGTGTCAGTGTCGTTGCCGCTACTCTTCAGAAAGCAGGGTTAATCCGCTACCGTCGGGGCAAGATAACGATTCTGGATCGCCTTGGGTTGGAAGCCGCCTCTTGCGAGTGTTATCAAATCGTTAAACAAGAGTTGGATCGCTTGCTAAGCTGA
- the glgX gene encoding glycogen debranching protein GlgX, translated as MYIATLWPGKVYPLGATWDGKGTNFALFSENATGVELCLFDKDDEETRLELTEVSNFVWHGYVPGVGPGQRYGYRVHGPYDPQNGHRFNPNKLLIDPYAKAIDGDIGNGPELFGYSWDSPEEDLSFSDLDSAHLMPKCVVVDQSFDWGDDKLLKTPWHETVIYETHVKGFTKLHPDIPEELQGTYAGLAHPAAIEHLQAIGITAVELLPVHHFLARPGHLVDKGLNNYWGYDSINYLAPHSSYSADKVPGGQVKEFKEMVKALHFAGIEVILDVVYNHTGEGNHMGPTLSLRGIDNAIYYRLMEDDPRYYMDFTGCGNSLNVRQAQVLKLIMDSLRYWVTEMHVDGFRFDLASALARELFAVDSLSAFFDIIHQDPVLADVKLIAEPWDVGEGGYQVGNFPVLWSEWNGRYRDTVRDFWRGEESGLGQFAYCFTGSPDLYQINGRRPNASINFLTAHDGFTLNDLVSYNEKHNEANGENSQDGESHNRSWNCGAEGETDDPEVLRLREQQRRNFLATLMLSQGIPMLLGGDEMGRTQRGNNNGYCQDNELSWFDWNLPQGNADLLKFTSQLIYLRRQHPVFHRRKWFQGRAIHGSGITDIAWFNADGGEMTDEQWEVGYAKTLAVFLNGQEIPARGSKGERIIDDDFLLFFNAHYETVEFTLPEGLRDRQWGVVIDTKEPRFLSEEQVFTDTQEVPVTGRSLVVLRRVS; from the coding sequence ATGTACATCGCAACACTCTGGCCGGGTAAAGTCTATCCTTTGGGTGCAACCTGGGATGGCAAAGGCACAAACTTCGCTCTGTTCAGTGAAAATGCAACAGGAGTCGAACTTTGTTTATTTGACAAAGACGATGAAGAGACGCGCCTAGAACTGACTGAAGTCAGCAACTTCGTCTGGCACGGCTATGTGCCAGGAGTAGGGCCGGGTCAACGCTATGGGTACCGAGTGCATGGCCCTTATGACCCTCAGAATGGTCATCGCTTTAACCCCAACAAACTGCTGATTGATCCCTATGCAAAGGCAATTGATGGCGATATTGGCAATGGGCCAGAATTGTTTGGGTACTCTTGGGATTCTCCTGAAGAAGACCTATCTTTTTCTGATCTAGATAGCGCCCACCTGATGCCCAAGTGTGTTGTCGTCGATCAGTCCTTTGATTGGGGCGATGACAAGCTGCTGAAAACACCGTGGCACGAAACAGTCATTTATGAAACCCACGTCAAGGGTTTTACCAAGTTGCACCCGGATATCCCGGAAGAGTTGCAGGGTACCTATGCGGGACTCGCCCATCCAGCGGCGATCGAGCATCTTCAGGCGATCGGAATTACAGCGGTTGAGTTGCTACCAGTGCATCACTTCCTGGCGCGTCCCGGACATCTTGTTGATAAAGGGCTAAACAATTACTGGGGCTACGATTCCATCAACTATTTGGCTCCCCACTCCAGCTACAGTGCAGACAAAGTGCCGGGGGGGCAGGTCAAAGAGTTTAAGGAGATGGTCAAGGCGTTGCACTTTGCCGGGATCGAAGTGATTCTGGATGTGGTCTATAACCACACGGGGGAAGGCAATCACATGGGGCCGACTCTGTCGCTTCGAGGCATCGACAATGCCATTTACTACCGTCTGATGGAAGATGATCCCCGTTACTACATGGACTTCACTGGCTGCGGAAATTCTCTAAACGTGCGCCAAGCCCAAGTCCTAAAGTTAATCATGGATAGTCTGCGCTATTGGGTGACGGAGATGCATGTCGATGGCTTCCGCTTCGATCTAGCTTCGGCGTTGGCGCGAGAACTGTTTGCGGTGGATAGCCTATCCGCTTTCTTTGACATCATTCACCAAGACCCAGTGCTAGCGGATGTGAAGCTGATTGCAGAACCTTGGGACGTTGGAGAAGGTGGCTATCAAGTGGGGAACTTCCCAGTCCTTTGGTCGGAGTGGAATGGTCGGTATCGGGATACCGTGCGGGACTTCTGGCGTGGTGAGGAGAGTGGCTTAGGGCAATTTGCTTACTGTTTCACGGGTAGCCCCGACCTGTATCAGATTAATGGGCGCAGACCGAATGCGAGTATTAACTTTCTTACAGCCCACGATGGCTTCACCCTGAACGACCTGGTTAGCTACAACGAGAAGCACAATGAGGCGAACGGGGAAAACAGCCAGGATGGAGAAAGCCACAACCGTTCTTGGAATTGTGGGGCGGAAGGTGAAACGGACGACCCCGAAGTGCTGAGGTTGCGGGAGCAGCAGCGGCGGAACTTCCTCGCCACCCTGATGCTGTCCCAAGGCATCCCCATGTTGCTGGGGGGAGATGAAATGGGGCGCACCCAACGGGGCAACAACAATGGCTACTGCCAGGACAACGAGCTTTCTTGGTTTGATTGGAACTTACCACAGGGAAATGCCGATCTGTTGAAGTTTACCAGTCAGCTAATCTACCTCCGCCGTCAGCATCCGGTATTTCATCGGCGTAAGTGGTTTCAAGGTCGAGCGATTCACGGCTCAGGCATCACTGATATCGCTTGGTTCAATGCCGATGGCGGTGAGATGACGGATGAGCAGTGGGAAGTGGGTTATGCCAAGACTCTTGCAGTTTTCTTGAATGGACAAGAGATTCCCGCACGGGGTTCCAAAGGGGAGCGCATTATTGATGATGATTTTCTCCTGTTCTTTAATGCCCACTATGAAACGGTTGAGTTTACTCTACCAGAGGGGCTGCGGGATAGGCAGTGGGGTGTTGTGATTGACACTAAAGAGCCTCGCTTCCTTAGTGAGGAGCAAGTGTTCACCGATACTCAAGAGGTGCCAGTTACAGGGCGATCGCTCGTGGTGTTACGCCGTGTGAGTTAA